From the genome of Oscillospiraceae bacterium:
CTCTTGCTGAGAACGGTAGCGTAGCTTGCTCTGCCAGAAACCAGTAGCAAATTTCGGCATAAGCGGCACTTTTCCGGTCGCATCCGCATAGGCCTCTACGACCTTAGCAGGAGTATCGCCCGCGGTAATCCAGTAGTCCATCTGGCAGGTTGAGTCGGCGGTCCACTCGGTCAAGTTGCGCCCAAACACCACCTTTCCGATTGCCGGATTATTCCACAAAAAACCGTAGCCGCGGTTGGAAACCGCAAACGGCACTGTCACCTGGGAATTGCGCTGGGAAAGCTCCAGCACACAGCCGCGCAGATTGAGATACGGCTGCGGATACTGCCCCATGCCGTAAAAGCGCTCTCCCTCTTTCGCCTCAAAACGCACTGTTAAAGCAAAGTGGTCTGTCTGGCGGTGTGGCACAAAAGTGCGTGGGGCAATCTCCAGAGCGCTGTCCGCTTCGCCGGGTGCGCTTTCGCGAAAGCGATTTTTATCGTATTCTTCTAGCAAAAGATCTCCATTCCGATTGTAAAACTTCAGTTTTCCGGTACAGAGAACCTCGCAGATAATGTCCCCATTTTGCAAGCGCGCACTGTTTCCTGTTATCTCTGCACTTGAAAAGGGCTGCGGTGCTTTGGGCTCTGTCAGCGCAGAGGGCTGGCTTGCTTGAAACGTAGAAAGCTGGGTTGCCCTCACGCGAAAACCATTTTTTCCAAAGGGCTGAATGCACAGCAGTTCTTTATCAAAACGGCGGTAAAAGGTATCTTCTTGTATAAACAGCAAATTGACTCCCTCCTGTAATCGAATTTTATATTTAACACGTGTTAACAGCATTATAGTAGCATGTATGTACCTATTTGTCTATAATTATTTATTTAATATTAAGATTTTCGTCGTAATTGTCGAAATCAGGTGCTCAGTTTTGTGAAATTGTACCTCCTTACGCACAGTTTTATTTACTTTTCCGTGGAAAGGCACGCGTAGATATGCAATTTATGTTATAATAGGGAAAAGTATTTTTATATCATTTGCAAAGAACCTATTCCCAACCGGGCAGGAGGAAAACATGATTTCAACGAACGCCCGCTCTACCTTGGAAGAAATTGCGGAAGAGATTCACATTTCCCGCACCACTATCTACAAAGTATTGAACAACAAGGGCCGCGTCAGCGAAAAAACACGCCAAACCGTAACGGAGGCTCTAAAAAAATATCACTATGTCCCCAACAACAATGCCCGCAACCTTGCACTGAACAAAGCTTACCGCATAGCCTGCTGCTACTATGAGTCCGCGGATGCGGCCTATTTTGCGCCAGCCATTCATGCGGGGCTGCGCAAGGCTGCGGCACAGTACGGTGACCATGGGCTGACGGTGCAGGCCTGTGCGGCAGGGCCGCAGGAGCCAGAAAAGCAGGAGGCCTTTTTGCTGGAATCCCTGCGCAGTGGCATTCGCAGCTATGTGATTGCCGCCTCTGACCCAGAACGTCTGCTTCCCGTCCTACAGCGTTTGCAGCAGGAGGGCTGTACGGTAGTGCTGCTGAGCAAGCAGATTCCCGGCGCGCCCTGCCAAAGTTTTATCGGTATTGACGAATATAAAGCCGGGCGCTTGGCAGCAGATTTGCTGGGCCGCATGGCTTTTCCAGGCGGGACTGTGCAAGTGCTGGTGCCAAAAGAATCGCATGCAAACCGCTATGTAACCCAAAACCGCCTGCGCGGCTTCACGGATGGAATGCAGCAGTTTTCGGAAGTATGTCTGGCAAAGCCGCTGGAAGTCCCGGCGGGCAGCGCCGCAATGGAAGCTGCTCTGGAGCCGCTTTGGGGAGTGACGAACCTAGCCGGTATTTTTGACCTGACCTATCGGCTTGAAGCTATAGCCGCTGCATTGAAAAAGCATGGGAAAGCGCAAATACGGTTAGTCGGTATTGACCTTACCGCGCAAAGTGAACCTTACCTGCGAGAAGGCATGATTGACGCAGTGGTTTTTCAAGACCTAAAAGAACAGGCGCGCCTAGCCTGCAGTCTCTTATTTCGCCAAATGTGCTACAACCAGCCTATTGCACAGAGCCGCTATGACACGAAGCTGGAGGTCATATTGCCAAGCAATCTGGAATACTTTATTGGACGGCTGTAAAAAAGCTGCCGCGAAAAGAATCGCCGTATTCCTTGATTCACTGGTACAAAGCCCAGTGTTTTCTGTACCAGTGATTTAAAAACAAATTATTAAATAACAAAAGCCGCGGCGCTCCTGTTTTGGGGAGCGCCGCGGCTTTTGTTATTTTTATTGTATTTCGAAGTACAAAAATCTTTACACAGCAGTAGAAGAAATTGTTTTTGCATCCGCCTGCGGTGCTGCAGAAATCAACACCAGCATGGCAAAAACAGCAGCAAAACCCACCGCATCCCACAGGGTAAAAGAGGAGCCAAGCACCAGCGTACTGATCAGTGCAGCGGTAATCGGCTCAGAAAAGCCGTATAGAATGCTTCTTTCCGGACCAATCAGCTTCACCCCGGACATAAAGCTCATAAACGCCAAAATATTGCCTACGACAACGACAAAGACAATACCGAGCAGTCCCTTGAAGTTTGGCACATAGCCAAAGCTCCACGGACGAAAGGCCAGCGAAAACAGCACGCCACCCATCAGAAAAGCCCACGCCTGCAGCACAGCCACTGGGAACTGCCGCAAAAGGCGCTTTGGCTCCACATTGTAAATTGTCACACAGACTGCACTTAAAACACCTGTGAGCAGCGCAGCCGGGGAAACGGCAAAGCTGCCAAGACTGCCGTGCGTTGTCAGCAAAAGCACCCCAGACAACGCCAGTACAATGCTGACCCACTCAAAGGCACGGGGAAAGCGCCTCGCACTTACACAGCCGCACAGCAAAATCATAATAGGAGAAAGGTCCTGCAAAATTGTGGCAGTGCCAGCACTGGAAAGCTGTATCGTCAAGAAATATAGGAATTGGCAGACGCTGACGCCCGCCACACCGTAAATAAGCAGATCAACAGCATTGCGGCGGCTTTTCCACGGAGCAAACAGCTGTGAACGATACCGAACCAGACAATATAAAAACAGCAGAATGCCGGCAAGCCCCAAACGAATAGGAACAAGCCAGCGGCTGTCCATTCCCTGCCGGGTAAAAAGGTACTGCCCAACAGAGCCGGAAACGCCCCAGCACGCCCCGCCGAAAATTGTGAGAAAAGCACCCATGGCCCGCTTGCTCATTTTGTACCCTCCTTAATTGCATTCTGTCGGATAAGCGACTGATTTTCATTATAGCAAATTCCAACAGACGGCGCAAGACAAGGTTTCAGCAAATCCGGGCTTACAAAGGAATTCCGTTATCTCCCGGGAAATAAGGCTTTAGCTGCCGCCGGCAGAGGCTTTGTATTCAGAGGGTGTCAGGCCAAAATGTTCTTTAAAACATCGAAAAAAATGAGATGGATACTCAAAGCCAACCATACTTGCAATTTCGTGAAAAGACATATCCGTCGTGCAGATTAAGATTCCAGCACAGTCAAGCCGATAGTTCGTCAGATACTGTTTTGGCGAAATGTGCACCTCCTGCTCAAAAATACGGTAAACCTGAGAACGGTCAAGGGAAAGATAGTCGGCAATATCGGTCACTTTCAAATCCCGCATATAGTTCTGCCGGATATAAAAGCAGGCATTGGAAAAATAATCGCGTTTGCCGGCCTGCGGCTTCGCTTTGTCTGTCTCAATCTGCCCCTGCAGCCTGCCTAGGAGCAGCAACAGATAGCCGGTGCCCACGATACTGCTCACAGAAAGGTCGCGGCAGCACTCCATCAGGTGAGCAAAGCAATCTGTGAGGAAATCGTCTTTGTCATAGTGAAAGACCAGGCTGCTGCCGGTCAGGCCTGCATGTGCCAGTAGAGGGCGCGCAGCGGTTCCATTAAAGCCAACCCAGCGGTAAGTCCATGGGTCATCGTCTGAAGCTTTGTAAAACGTGCTGACATTAGGTTGAATCAAGAAGCCGTCCCCTGCCTGCAGATGATATACTCTGCTATGCACATGGTACTCTCCTTTTCCGGAAATTACATAATGAATCAGGTAATGTGCACGTGTAGTGTAGCCAAAATAGTGCCCGGGCGAGCACACCTGCCTGCCCGCGTGCAGCACCTGCAGACCCAAAATAGCCAAGTCGTCTGCTTTCTTGTAGTAATCCTTTATCTGCTCTGTCATCTTTTCCCCTCCCCGCCATCAGCGCTGTAAAGTCTCTGCATCATTTCTATAACAATTACATCAAATATTTATTTTTTGGGGCACTGTTTTTATTTATAATAAAACTGTCAAAAGCAATAAATTATATGTAATATATAGAAAATTTTTAAGCATCACATCCGAGTCAGCAAAAGGATCTCCGGATTATCTGCTGATTTTAGCAGCAGATAGATACAGATTTCTGTGCCTGCATCAGCAAAACGCTATTCCTTTTTTCATCATTTTTTATAGTATATCAGCCCATACTTTAAAGTGCAATCTCTTTTAAAAAGTAAAAGGAGGAATCCAAATGCCAATATTCTATGACGCAAAGAAGCAGCTCTTTCATCTTTCAAACGACTGTGTCAGCTATGTACTACAGGTCTCACAAGACGGCCGCCTTTCCCACAAATACTGGGGAAAAAAGCTGCGTGCATTTCACGAAAGCGCACCACACGTCTTTATGGACCGGGCCTTTTCCCCAAACCCAACTGGTGAAGACCGCACCTTTTCTCTGGACAATCTGCCGCAGGAGTACCCCGCCTATGGAAATGGAGATTTTCGCGTGCCGGCTTTTGAGGCTGCCTATCCAAACGGCTCAACTGTCACAGACCTGCGCTGCTGCGCACACCGCATCATCAAAGGAAAGCCAAAGCTGCAGGGGCTTCCTGCCACGTACACAGAAAGTCCCGAAGAAGCAGAAACGCTGGAGCTCACCATGCAGGACACCCTTTCCGGCCTGGAAGCGGTGCTCCTATACACCATTTTTACAGGGAATGGTGCAATAGCACGCAGCGTACGCTTTGTAAACCGTGGAAAAAAAGAGATACGCCTAAACAGGGTCCTCAGCGCAAGCGTTGATTTCACAGACGACCAATTTGACCTGCTCACACTGGACGGCGCCCATGCAAATGAGCGAAACATTGCTCGGCGTCCGCTCGCGCCGGGGACTCAGTTAGTCGACAGCTGCCGCGGGGCCAGTAGCCACCAACATAACCCTTTCTTTGCCCTGCTGCGCAAAAATACAGGCGAAGCTTCCGGGGAAGCTTACAGTATGAACCTGGTATACAGCGGAAACTTTCTCGCAGAAGTGCAGACAGACCAGTTTCATACAGCACGCATGAATATCGGCATCAATCCATTTGATTTCAGCTGGCTGCT
Proteins encoded in this window:
- a CDS encoding AraC family ligand binding domain-containing protein gives rise to the protein MTEQIKDYYKKADDLAILGLQVLHAGRQVCSPGHYFGYTTRAHYLIHYVISGKGEYHVHSRVYHLQAGDGFLIQPNVSTFYKASDDDPWTYRWVGFNGTAARPLLAHAGLTGSSLVFHYDKDDFLTDCFAHLMECCRDLSVSSIVGTGYLLLLLGRLQGQIETDKAKPQAGKRDYFSNACFYIRQNYMRDLKVTDIADYLSLDRSQVYRIFEQEVHISPKQYLTNYRLDCAGILICTTDMSFHEIASMVGFEYPSHFFRCFKEHFGLTPSEYKASAGGS
- a CDS encoding substrate-binding domain-containing protein; the encoded protein is MISTNARSTLEEIAEEIHISRTTIYKVLNNKGRVSEKTRQTVTEALKKYHYVPNNNARNLALNKAYRIACCYYESADAAYFAPAIHAGLRKAAAQYGDHGLTVQACAAGPQEPEKQEAFLLESLRSGIRSYVIAASDPERLLPVLQRLQQEGCTVVLLSKQIPGAPCQSFIGIDEYKAGRLAADLLGRMAFPGGTVQVLVPKESHANRYVTQNRLRGFTDGMQQFSEVCLAKPLEVPAGSAAMEAALEPLWGVTNLAGIFDLTYRLEAIAAALKKHGKAQIRLVGIDLTAQSEPYLREGMIDAVVFQDLKEQARLACSLLFRQMCYNQPIAQSRYDTKLEVILPSNLEYFIGRL
- a CDS encoding DMT family transporter, whose amino-acid sequence is MSKRAMGAFLTIFGGACWGVSGSVGQYLFTRQGMDSRWLVPIRLGLAGILLFLYCLVRYRSQLFAPWKSRRNAVDLLIYGVAGVSVCQFLYFLTIQLSSAGTATILQDLSPIMILLCGCVSARRFPRAFEWVSIVLALSGVLLLTTHGSLGSFAVSPAALLTGVLSAVCVTIYNVEPKRLLRQFPVAVLQAWAFLMGGVLFSLAFRPWSFGYVPNFKGLLGIVFVVVVGNILAFMSFMSGVKLIGPERSILYGFSEPITAALISTLVLGSSFTLWDAVGFAAVFAMLVLISAAPQADAKTISSTAV